From the genome of Tachypleus tridentatus isolate NWPU-2018 chromosome 6, ASM421037v1, whole genome shotgun sequence:
taGTACCTGATGTCCATTCCCGAACATCCTTGGAAGATGAGTTATCAGGTTCAAGCATATTGTAAAGAGGGAATGTGGCATGGATGTTAGATAAAGTAGGGGTTGACTGTGAAGGTTGGGTTGGGTAGGATTCCATTTGTGTTGAGCAATGATCACCACCTGATGAATCATGAGCTATATAGGATTCACATGTATGAATCTGAAGTCTCTCACTATGTGAAATTTTTGTCATCAGCTCATCATCATGGTATTCACTCCATCTTTTTGTGAAATCCTCCATTTGTTTCTCTGCATCTAGATTTGATAAAGTAGCTTTATGAATCTCTGGTTTCACAAATTTCTGTGTTGCACATACCACATTTCCATCTTCATCAGCTTTTTCATAGTAATTTTCATCTTCAATAGTATGCTGCAATGagtcaaaattttcaaaaaactCTTTTGTCTTCTCTTCAGCATTTGAGCTTTCACAAATCTTTTTATTAATTTGAGGCTTAGCTTTCAAATGTGTTTTCCTTATCCTTGTGATCACTACATTTCCTGTTTCATCCACTATCTGATTCttttcaatgtttttctttttttcccctACTTCAAGAGTTTGTTGTTTTAGGAAACTTCTGAACCTTCCTTCAACATTATCTTCTTGTTCTGTGCTGCTTTTCTGTGATTCATACTGAAGATTCATTTTAATACCACAAACTGCAAATGAATTTCTCTTTTCATCTACAGTTTCAATTTCTTCTTTGGTTTCTAACAGTTTGCCAGTACCAAGAAATTCAGCATGTTTTTTAAGTGTTTGGGGTGTGTCAGTATCCAAGAAATGCTCATCATTTCCTTCACTAAAGTAACTAGTTATTTTAATAGGTTGGTTTAAGCTATGAGAGACTAAATGGAATTGATCTTCTTTGTGAAAGTTTTCTACCTGCTCTTTATTTGAAAGTTGACAAGTCTTTGTGATTCCAGGTATATTTTTTACTGAGTAAGAAAGAGACACTTCTGtcactgaactatcacttctatTCACCCATGTTGATTCCTCTCCTGAAGAAAGAAACTTATTCACAATTGAAGAAGATGTTGCTGAATTAGTTTTTAAGTCACAATTGGCATGAATAGCAAAGTAACTGCTAGGTTCAAGGGAATCTGTACTTGATATCATGGAGTCTTTAATATCTTGaatgttgttatcatttgaaTTTAGGTCTTGTCCAAAGACAAACTCATCTTTCAAAGAATCTTTGTCATATTCCTCTTCAGGTGGGTGCTCCTGAGACCAAGAAATTTTATTATCTATTTCTTTGgaacttttattattatctatCAAAATATCTTCATAATCATCTGGTAGTTCCATTTCTTCATGGAGAGAATCTTGGTCCAAATCTTTTTCTTCTTGCAGTGAGTCTTTATCAGCTTTTTCTTCAGCTAATGAGTCTATGTCTGTAGAAATATCATCATGTAAGGAATCTTCTTCAGCATGAGCATCCATTTTTTCGTGAAGTGAGTCTTCTTGCATGGAATAATCAGATTCATCATTCAAAGAGTCTCTATCCTCATCTACAGCTACATAATTTTCATTTCCTTGATCTAAGAAAAGATAAGGTTTATGATTGCTACCAAATTTTACATTTTCCACATCTGCCCCAATTTCTTTTAAGGAACCTGAATCATACTGAGTTAAAGCATAGGACAAAGTCTGTAGATGGGAAACACAGTTTTCAGCTGGGTTATTATTTACAGTTATCCCACCTAAAATGTCATAAGGTAAAACAACCGAATGAGCTGCTTTTTCAGGTgcaagagtttgttttgttatttctgttGCACTAACTTTGAAGGCTAACTGTTGTCCATTAAACTGCTCATTTCCATCTAAAGAATCAGCATCGTTATCATCTTTCTGAGATGGTGTTTTCTCCATAAGGCTACTTTCAGTACTTAGACTTGATCCTGTCTTGTTATAATGAGGCATCCCAAAAGCAAAACCAGAATGTTCTAAAAGTGATTGGTCATGATCAGAATAAGCTTGTTCTATATTTGTCTGAGCTTGCCAAATGATGTTAGCAATTTCACTTATTCTTTTTTCATAATCCTCTGAATCACTTGACTCTGTGTTTTCTAATCTTTCTTGACTGCCATTATCAAGAAACTTTAGAGAGCCTTCTTTGACAAGTGAATACTCAGCCTCTGCACATTCTTTTTCTGACTGTTTGTATTCAGTCTGAAAACGAGGGATGTCATTTACTTCTTTTGAATTCTGAAATGTT
Proteins encoded in this window:
- the LOC143252769 gene encoding uncharacterized protein LOC143252769, whose product is MPCENYFGQFQTSPCTSEPFEIIGKKDSFIIKSEKNVYDTNTEKETKTVSSIGKPLFSEIHQGETIEIAQKTYGQQSVIEMDNNFDDKCSIQGDQSDESISSLQEFEKLELAISTQHKLSPQSNGSLLGRTFQNSKEVNDIPRFQTEYKQSEKECAEAEYSLVKEGSLKFLDNGSQERLENTESSDSEDYEKRISEIANIIWQAQTNIEQAYSDHDQSLLEHSGFAFGMPHYNKTGSSLSTESSLMEKTPSQKDDNDADSLDGNEQFNGQQLAFKVSATEITKQTLAPEKAAHSVVLPYDILGGITVNNNPAENCVSHLQTLSYALTQYDSGSLKEIGADVENVKFGSNHKPYLFLDQGNENYVAVDEDRDSLNDESDYSMQEDSLHEKMDAHAEEDSLHDDISTDIDSLAEEKADKDSLQEEKDLDQDSLHEEMELPDDYEDILIDNNKSSKEIDNKISWSQEHPPEEEYDKDSLKDEFVFGQDLNSNDNNIQDIKDSMISSTDSLEPSSYFAIHANCDLKTNSATSSSIVNKFLSSGEESTWVNRSDSSVTEVSLSYSVKNIPGITKTCQLSNKEQVENFHKEDQFHLVSHSLNQPIKITSYFSEGNDEHFLDTDTPQTLKKHAEFLGTGKLLETKEEIETVDEKRNSFAVCGIKMNLQYESQKSSTEQEDNVEGRFRSFLKQQTLEVGEKKKNIEKNQIVDETGNVVITRIRKTHLKAKPQINKKICESSNAEEKTKEFFENFDSLQHTIEDENYYEKADEDGNVVCATQKFVKPEIHKATLSNLDAEKQMEDFTKRWSEYHDDELMTKISHSERLQIHTCESYIAHDSSGGDHCSTQMESYPTQPSQSTPTLSNIHATFPLYNMLEPDNSSSKDVREWTSEREQERQHEIENDNGGSHWTAQSTAGMRSLTTHVITTTGTNCQQYRLTDTSVQHGDRDEQKYDNPTQEVLSQFMTDDGNQ